A stretch of the Campylobacter sp. 19-13652 genome encodes the following:
- a CDS encoding SDR family NAD(P)-dependent oxidoreductase, translating to MINLKDKNILLIGATGRVGASIAHTLDALDANITLIAKDEKRLDTLLSSLNLKSKHKTLCLDMCDIGLVEGLMKDALSLNVGKFDGLVYAAGVIPIMPIKNTTFKLLLDTMSVNFFAFVEFVRIFSNRKFHNLNSSIVALSSFAALSPDKGQIAYGASKGAMDSAVVAMAKELFKKQIRVNAIRPAIVRSDARLSPRESQLAEAMGGTIEPASIAEQVAFLLSDLSSGVYGRCFDVRGYLS from the coding sequence ATGATAAATTTAAAGGATAAAAATATCCTCCTAATAGGTGCTACTGGTAGAGTTGGTGCTAGTATAGCTCATACCTTAGATGCTTTAGACGCAAATATAACACTAATTGCAAAAGACGAAAAAAGGTTAGATACGCTTTTATCTAGCTTAAATTTAAAATCTAAGCATAAGACTTTGTGTCTTGATATGTGCGATATAGGCTTAGTGGAAGGGCTTATGAAAGATGCTTTAAGTCTTAATGTGGGTAAATTTGATGGACTTGTTTATGCGGCTGGAGTTATTCCTATAATGCCGATTAAAAACACCACTTTTAAACTTTTGCTGGATACGATGAGTGTGAATTTTTTCGCATTTGTGGAGTTTGTGCGCATTTTTAGCAATCGCAAATTCCATAACCTAAACAGTAGCATAGTCGCACTCTCGTCATTTGCAGCCCTTAGTCCTGATAAGGGTCAGATTGCTTATGGTGCTAGCAAGGGTGCTATGGATAGTGCTGTAGTTGCTATGGCAAAGGAGCTTTTTAAAAAGCAAATCAGAGTAAATGCCATACGCCCAGCCATCGTGCGCTCAGACGCTAGGTTAAGCCCTCGTGAAAGCCAGCTAGCCGAGGCAATGGGTGGCACGATAGAGCCAGCTAGCATAGCTGAACAGGTGGCATTTTTGCTTAGTGATTTATCGTCTGGTGTATATGGCAGGTGTTTTGACGTTAGGGGATATTTATCGTGA